The following is a genomic window from Aquificota bacterium.
CCTTAAGTGTCCTGCGTTGTTTAGGGCCTCAAAGGCCATGCCAGCCGTCATGGCACCATCGCCTATAACGGCCACCACATACCTTTCTTGGTCTCCCATAAGGTCAAGGGCCTTTCTAAAGCCAAGGGCTGCTGATATGGAAGTGGAGCTATGGCCTGCGCCAAAGGCATCAAAAGGACTTTCTTCCCTTCTCAAAAAGCCCGATATGCCACCAAACTGCCTGAGGGTTGGAAATGTGTCCTTCCTATCTGTTAGGATCTTCCAAGGGTATGCCTGATGGCCTATATCCCAGACTACTATGTCCTTTGGCGGGTCAAAAACCCTCAATAGGGCTATGGTAAGCTCTACGGCGCCAAGGCTTGGTGCCACATGGCCACCTCTTTGGGCTGTAACCTCTATTATATAATCCCTTACCTCTTCTGCAAGCCTTTGTAGCTTTTCATAATCATACTCTTTAAGGTAAGCAGGCCCCTCATATTCTCTTAAAAGTTCATACCTTTCCAACATAGTCTATAAAGCTATGCTTATTATGAGAAAAAGACAAGCCTTAACATCCAGCCAGTAAAGAGTTGGAAGAGTGTAATCAAAAGGCCTATGGCTGGAAGTAGTACCATTTTCCTACCTACTCCTTCTCCTTTGAACCAAAAGACTATGAAGTTAAGCACGGAAAATATGAAAAGCAGTATTCCATTCCATTTATGTGGAAAGCCCCAAATAAAGGGCTCCTTTGACTGCACCAAAGGAACGTTGGAAACGCCAAAGCCAAAAACCACAGAAAGTAGGGCAAACACTATAAGTAGTCCGTTTAAGTAAAGTGCGTACCTTATAGCGCTTCTTGACTTAAGAATTGAAACTATCTGCAGGCCAAAGACTACCAAGGCAAGTATAAGGGTGGGATAAGCAAAAAGTGGGTGTAATACCATCACACCACCTCCAATTTTTTATCAACTTCTATTATATCTCTATAGAGATTTATAAGTATATCCACATAATCCTCTGCGCCAGCTTCCACCTTATCCATCAATTCCTCAAGTCTTCTTGTGAACTCTTCTTCAAGAAAATGTTTTACCTCCTCTCTACTGTTGAGGTAGTTATAGACTTCTTTGCCCAAGTTGGTAGGAATAAGAAAACCCTTGTTTTCTATCACATAGCCCCTTTCTATAAGCTTTTCCACTATGCTGGCATAGGTTGATGGTCTTCCTATGCCTCTTCTTTTCATCTCTTGAACAAGCTCACCATGGGTGTAAAGATAAGCCTTTGGCCTTGAGAGCATATTTTTCCTTTGAGACACATCCATGTTGCCAAGCAAGGGCTTATAAACCTCCACAGGCAAAAGCCTGTTAAAACCATCTTGCAATATTTGCACTGGCACTTCCACTTCTTGGCTTTTATCCACAGCCTTAACTCTTAACTTGAAAACCTTTAATCTTACACTCCTCATCTGGCTTGCCATAAAGCGGCTAAAGATAAGTCCATAAAGCAAAAGATGTTCCCTCGTTAGACCTTCTATTTGACCGCTCAAAACCAAAGCCCTTAGCTCTTCTGGCTCTATGGCCTTTGTGGGCCTAATACATTCATGGGCTCCTCCTTCTCCCCACACTCTCGCATGGAAATACTCCTCTCCAAACTCCTCCTTTATGTATTCTTTGGCTACTCCTATGCCGTAGTCTGAGACCCTTGTGGAGTCTGTCCTGTGGTAGGTTATATAGCCAAGCTCAAAGAGAGTTTGGGCAAGGTTCATAGTCTTTGGCAAAGACCACCTATAGGCATCGCTTGCAGCTTTTAGCATGGCATCTGTGCTAAAGGGTGGTGGAGGGTTCCTATCTTCTTCCCTCTCTTCCAAAAGCTCCACTTGCACCTTGGAAAGCCCTTCATAAAAGCTTTGGGCAGACTCTTTATCTTCAAAGACCCACTCTACCCTCAACCTTCCCTCTTCATCTATAGGAAAGGCCACCTTATATATCTTCTGCCTGTATTCCTTCTCCCTTTGAATGATCCATCCCAAAACGGGCGTTTGAACTCTGCCCGCAGAGAGCCAATGTTTGCCAAAGGCGTGTTGCAAAAGCTTTGAGAACTCAAAGCCCACCCACCTGTCAGCCACCCTTCTTAGAACTTGAGCTTTTACCAAGTTATAGTCAAAGTCCCTTGTTTCTTTTATGGCCTTGGCTATGGCCTTTCTGGTGACCTCGCGGAACTCCATCCTCTTTATGTTTGGATTGTATGGCTTTAATAGTTCTGACAGGTCCCATGCTATCTTTTCTCCTTCCGTGTCTGGGTCTGTGGCTATAAGCACCTCTTGTGCCTCAAGGGCCATACGCCTTAGGCTTTCCACAATCCTGTCTTTGCCTTCAATAACTTCATACACAGGCACGGGCTTGCCGTTTACATAAACACCGTGAAAACCCTCTTCCTTGTTTAGGTCCAAAACATGGCCAAAGCTTGAGGTGATCATTATGTATCTATCTCCCGCAGAGGTCTCCATAAGCTCATGGTCCCCCACCCTTCTCCTTACAGCCTTGCCAAAGAAGTTGGCTATGGTCCTTGCCTTGTTTGGAGACTCCACCACTATAAGCACAGGCTTTAGAACCTCTTTGTTTTGTGGCCTTTCTTCCCCTTGTAAAAAGGCCCTTATCTTTTGCCTGTCTTTGTCCACTTCTTTTAATAGCTCTTCAAGGTTTACCTCTTCCAAGCTCTTAAAGTTTATATCCTCGTTAAACCACTTTACCTTCCTTATAAGGTGCTTAAAGGCCCTTTTGTCATCAACAAGGATAAGGCTAAGGCCCTTGCTGATGCCACCGGCGAACATGCGCGAGGTCCTACCGCTTGCCTGCAAATAGCCCGTGGCGTCCGATACTACCATCTGGTAGCCCTCTTCCGTTTTCCTTAGGGTTATCTCCTCCGAACTCATGAGGAGGTCAATCACCTCTTGGGAGGTTAAAAAGCTTCCCACCTCTTCCTTTAGCCCTTCTATCCTTTGTGCAAGCTCTGGTTTATCCCGTAGGAACTCCTCGCTCAGATATTGGTACCTTTTTAGGCTTTCAAGCCACCGGTCTATATCTCTTAGCCTTTGCGGTAGCCTTTTGGCCACAAGGCTCCTTAAAGACATAAGGGCCCACAAGAGGTGAGAAAGGTTGTTTTCAAACCTCAAAGAGATGACTATCTTCGGAACTCCGTAAAAGATAGCATACCTTATCACATGGGGCAGGTCTATGCCTCTGGCAAGAGGGTTCCTGTAAGAGGATATGCCCACAAGTATGTCTATCTCCCCTTCCTCGTAGTTTTTTAGCACCTCATCGTCAAGCTTCTCATAGGAGACAGCCCTTATGCCCTTCTCCTGAAGGTAAGAGACCACCTCATCCACAAACTCCTTCTTTTTATCGGAAGGTATAAAAAGCAATCCACCCTTGCCAAGGAGTCTAATCCACTCCTCCAAAGGCTTATGGTTTATATCCTCATACAGGTCCACCACATTCCTAAGGTAGAAGGTGGGTGTGCCCACCTCAAAGCCAAGGAGTTCTCTAAATAGTTTTATCCTGCTTGACCTTGGGTTGGAGGTGGCGGAAGACACCACAAGCACACCCCTTCTCTTTTTAGAAACCTCCTTTACTTTGTCTGCAAGCTCCTTTAGCCCCTCCCAATCTTCTTCATCCTTGTTCCTCTTTTCCTTTAGCCTTATGAGCCTCATGGCAAGCCCAATATCTTCCATATCAAAGCCAAGAAGAAGTAAAAGCTTGTCTATGTTCTTTGCCGTTTTTAGGAAAGAATCCACATCATCCACAAAAATAAAGTCAAAGTTTTTGGGTATGATCTCCTGATTTTTGTATAAGAACATGGAGGTGCTAACAAGCACCTTAAAATCTCCCTCTTGCAGTCTTGCCTTCTTTATCTCCTTTTGCTTTGCGCTATCATCGGAAAAGTAAAGTATGTCCTCTTCCTTTAGGCCAAAACCTTTTAGCTTTTGGACTGTTAAATCTACCAATACCTTGGTGGGAAGTATTATGTAAGACTTTTTTTCCTTCTTTGCTAAATAGCTTGCCATAGATACACCAAAGGAGGTTTTGCCCACGCCGGTGGGTGCCAAAAGGCCAAAGGAATTTCCAAGAAACACCCTCTTTGCCCAGCTCTCCTGAAGGCTCCAAGGCTTGGACCTAAGATGCTTTTCAAAGTGCGCCTCCCATCTTTTTAGCTCCTCTTCCATGTGGCACACTTTGCTAAGCTCTCCCTCCCTCAACATGTGCCTACAATAATCCCTTTCTACCTTTGGCATACACCTTTCGCAAGGAAGACCCAGACTGAGCCTTTCTGCGCTAATATCTCCTCCACAGTTGGGACAAAGCTTTTTAAACAGGCTTTCTATCATGGTTTTTAATTTTATAACTTTTCCTCTTCCCTTCCCTTCAAAATAAGCCTCAAAGGTGCATACCTAATATTAAGGTGTTCCCTTAGCCTTCTTTGGAAGAACCTAAGGTAGTCCTTTCTCCAAAGCTCTGGGTCGTTGGTAAATACCACCACCGTAGGTGGCCTTGTGCTTTCCTGAAAGGCATAATATACCTTTACCTCCTTGCCCTTTTGAGAGGGTGGATGCTTTTCTCTCAACACCTTTTCCACAGCCCTGTTTATAAAGGAAGTCTTATGCTGTATGTTGTAATCTTCCCACACAAGCTCACAAGCCCTTAGTATGTCTTCCACCCCTTGGCCCTTTATGGCAGAGGTAAGCACTATGGGTGCATAATCAAGGAAAGATAGCTCCCTTCTAAGATAGGCCTCTACTTCCCTTCTATTGGCCTTTATAAGGTCCATCTTATTACCCACTATCACACAGCCCTTATATCTCCTCTCTATAAGCCCACCTATCCTTTTGTCTTGGTCAACCACGCCTTCCGAAAGGTCTATTACAAGACAGCATATATCCGAAAGCTCTATTGCCTTTATGGACCTACCAACGGAGAAAAACTCCACACCATACTCTACCTTGCTTCTCCTCCTTATGCCCGCCGTATCTACAAGGATAAAGTCCTTTCCCTCAAAGGAAAAGGGAACTTCTATAGCATCTCTGGTGGTGCCCGGTATGGGAGAAACTATAACCCTCTCCTCTTTAAGCAAGGCATTTACAAGGGAGGACTTTCCCACATTGGGCCTTCCCAAAAAGGCTATTTTTATGCCTTCCAAAGGCCTTTCCTCTTCCTCTGGAAGTATTTCCACAAGCTTGTCAAGGAGTTCATCCACGCCCCTTCCATGCTGGGCAGATATGGGGAAAAGCCTTTCAAAGCCAAGAGAATAGAACTCATAAACTCTATCCTCAAGCTTCTGTGAATCAATCTTATTAACCGCCACAAAGACCTTGTCCTTGTATGGATATATGAGCCTTGCCAAATACTCATCTCCG
Proteins encoded in this region:
- the der gene encoding ribosome biogenesis GTPase Der yields the protein MAEVLIVGRPNVGKSTLFNRLIKRRKSIVHDLPGVTRDMVEGIAYWRGKSFSVADTGGVLERGDEITEAIKRQVQRVLEGAKAIIFVVDGREGLTAGDEYLARLIYPYKDKVFVAVNKIDSQKLEDRVYEFYSLGFERLFPISAQHGRGVDELLDKLVEILPEEEERPLEGIKIAFLGRPNVGKSSLVNALLKEERVIVSPIPGTTRDAIEVPFSFEGKDFILVDTAGIRRRSKVEYGVEFFSVGRSIKAIELSDICCLVIDLSEGVVDQDKRIGGLIERRYKGCVIVGNKMDLIKANRREVEAYLRRELSFLDYAPIVLTSAIKGQGVEDILRACELVWEDYNIQHKTSFINRAVEKVLREKHPPSQKGKEVKVYYAFQESTRPPTVVVFTNDPELWRKDYLRFFQRRLREHLNIRYAPLRLILKGREEEKL
- the rgy gene encoding reverse gyrase, coding for MIESLFKKLCPNCGGDISAERLSLGLPCERCMPKVERDYCRHMLREGELSKVCHMEEELKRWEAHFEKHLRSKPWSLQESWAKRVFLGNSFGLLAPTGVGKTSFGVSMASYLAKKEKKSYIILPTKVLVDLTVQKLKGFGLKEEDILYFSDDSAKQKEIKKARLQEGDFKVLVSTSMFLYKNQEIIPKNFDFIFVDDVDSFLKTAKNIDKLLLLLGFDMEDIGLAMRLIRLKEKRNKDEEDWEGLKELADKVKEVSKKRRGVLVVSSATSNPRSSRIKLFRELLGFEVGTPTFYLRNVVDLYEDINHKPLEEWIRLLGKGGLLFIPSDKKKEFVDEVVSYLQEKGIRAVSYEKLDDEVLKNYEEGEIDILVGISSYRNPLARGIDLPHVIRYAIFYGVPKIVISLRFENNLSHLLWALMSLRSLVAKRLPQRLRDIDRWLESLKRYQYLSEEFLRDKPELAQRIEGLKEEVGSFLTSQEVIDLLMSSEEITLRKTEEGYQMVVSDATGYLQASGRTSRMFAGGISKGLSLILVDDKRAFKHLIRKVKWFNEDINFKSLEEVNLEELLKEVDKDRQKIRAFLQGEERPQNKEVLKPVLIVVESPNKARTIANFFGKAVRRRVGDHELMETSAGDRYIMITSSFGHVLDLNKEEGFHGVYVNGKPVPVYEVIEGKDRIVESLRRMALEAQEVLIATDPDTEGEKIAWDLSELLKPYNPNIKRMEFREVTRKAIAKAIKETRDFDYNLVKAQVLRRVADRWVGFEFSKLLQHAFGKHWLSAGRVQTPVLGWIIQREKEYRQKIYKVAFPIDEEGRLRVEWVFEDKESAQSFYEGLSKVQVELLEEREEDRNPPPPFSTDAMLKAASDAYRWSLPKTMNLAQTLFELGYITYHRTDSTRVSDYGIGVAKEYIKEEFGEEYFHARVWGEGGAHECIRPTKAIEPEELRALVLSGQIEGLTREHLLLYGLIFSRFMASQMRSVRLKVFKLRVKAVDKSQEVEVPVQILQDGFNRLLPVEVYKPLLGNMDVSQRKNMLSRPKAYLYTHGELVQEMKRRGIGRPSTYASIVEKLIERGYVIENKGFLIPTNLGKEVYNYLNSREEVKHFLEEEFTRRLEELMDKVEAGAEDYVDILINLYRDIIEVDKKLEVV